The following coding sequences are from one Candidatus Korarchaeota archaeon NZ13-K window:
- a CDS encoding TldD/PmbA family protein codes for MLAEDAVRAAISEGADGAEAFEVRIRGISLSVERGSLKTSSTFRETGLGVRACIGKKLGIAFATNPLEGASIGRRAFMNAKASPEDSDFRSLPEPLRVEFMEGLMDDRIRDMDVGDASSTFMASVEAARLSPAIVSVSGIFTLTYEEVRIFSSTGVDVHESRTSFDVFLEVAARDGDRRGSGFNFSNGRRLDVLDPERLGREAGEIAIRSLDSVRIGVEMIPVIFRPKALHGIIPFIVNDAANAENIQYGRSFLTNRLGEEVGREELSIVDDGRIPWLIGSSSFDDEGVPTGRTKVIERGVFRSPIHNWYTAKKEGRESTGNASRDYRRMPSVGANNVRIEAPSLEMSEEELLDVRRGVLVLYTGDTPNLATGEFSGMAETAFLIENGELTKSLRQTGIAFTLEELMRELEGVGRDVESVGSYFGGSIRLKARVSGPGSS; via the coding sequence ATGCTCGCTGAGGATGCCGTGAGGGCAGCTATATCAGAGGGGGCGGATGGGGCGGAGGCCTTCGAGGTCCGCATCAGGGGCATATCCCTCAGCGTTGAGAGGGGATCTCTGAAGACCTCCAGTACATTTAGGGAAACCGGGCTGGGCGTCAGGGCCTGCATAGGAAAAAAGCTAGGTATTGCATTCGCTACAAATCCCTTGGAAGGAGCTTCCATTGGTAGGAGGGCCTTCATGAACGCGAAGGCCTCCCCCGAGGACTCTGACTTCCGGTCCCTGCCCGAGCCCCTGAGGGTTGAGTTCATGGAGGGGCTCATGGATGATAGGATCAGGGACATGGACGTTGGGGATGCTTCCTCCACTTTCATGGCCTCCGTGGAGGCTGCGAGGCTCTCCCCTGCCATCGTCTCAGTATCGGGGATATTCACCCTGACTTATGAGGAGGTCAGGATATTCAGCTCCACGGGCGTCGATGTCCACGAGAGCAGGACCTCCTTCGACGTGTTCCTAGAGGTTGCGGCTAGGGATGGAGATAGGAGGGGCTCCGGATTCAACTTCTCAAACGGCAGAAGACTCGATGTGCTCGATCCCGAGAGATTAGGAAGGGAAGCTGGGGAGATCGCCATAAGGAGCTTGGATTCCGTGAGGATAGGCGTCGAGATGATCCCCGTGATATTCAGGCCCAAGGCCCTTCACGGCATTATCCCCTTCATAGTGAACGACGCGGCCAATGCGGAGAACATACAGTATGGGAGGAGCTTCCTCACCAACAGGCTGGGCGAGGAGGTGGGAAGGGAGGAGCTGTCAATAGTGGATGATGGAAGGATCCCCTGGCTCATAGGGAGCTCGAGCTTCGATGACGAGGGGGTCCCCACGGGGAGGACCAAGGTGATCGAGAGGGGGGTGTTCAGGAGTCCCATACACAACTGGTACACCGCGAAGAAGGAGGGCAGGGAGAGCACGGGTAACGCCTCGAGGGACTACAGGAGGATGCCTTCCGTGGGAGCAAATAATGTCAGGATAGAGGCCCCCTCCCTTGAGATGAGCGAGGAGGAACTCCTAGATGTAAGGAGAGGGGTCTTGGTGCTTTACACCGGGGACACCCCCAACCTGGCCACGGGCGAGTTCAGTGGAATGGCTGAGACCGCTTTCCTGATCGAGAATGGAGAGCTCACGAAATCTCTGAGACAGACGGGAATCGCGTTCACGCTGGAGGAGCTCATGAGGGAGCTCGAAGGGGTCGGCCGTGACGTCGAGTCAGTCGGATCTTACTTCGGGGGTTCCATAAGGCTCAAGGCTAGGGTTTCGGGACCGGGGTCCTCATGA
- a CDS encoding TldD/PmbA family protein, with amino-acid sequence MHLEAMISKGLELGSEFVEIREERIRTTILRVIDGVVRELSSGDEFRIGVRTLYRGGWGFSVARSEEELEDALRDSFELARLSSNESRRLEADWPSFKGSYEVMGKEPAYEVPVERKLAMLFEQHKAASSLKEVRNTNISLVDSFRETRIVNSLGTDVRQRIGRVRIAAYVFAHEAGVTEAAFESKGGLGGIEVVEGSDVAERAARRAVEALSAVPAPPGPHKAILDPKLAGVFIHEAFGHAAEGDSVVNGESILTDMMGKPVGPPSISVVDDPTLEGLYGSYRYDDEGTEARRKYIVRNGILIGYLTNLEVSKRLNLEPTGNARSMDFGNPPEVRMSNTFIDRGDWSLEEMISEIKEGIYAFGSLYGYTDPAKGQFMFKAEGGWLVERGEMTRRLREVAITGMTLEVLHNVDAVGKDLYHDPGSCGKKGQWVPVTTGSPHLMIRSLVFGGR; translated from the coding sequence ATGCATTTGGAGGCCATGATTAGCAAGGGACTTGAGTTGGGCTCTGAGTTCGTTGAGATCCGAGAGGAGAGGATCCGCACCACGATACTGAGGGTCATCGATGGGGTGGTGAGGGAGCTCAGCAGCGGGGATGAGTTCAGAATAGGCGTTAGAACTCTCTATAGGGGAGGATGGGGGTTCAGCGTTGCCAGATCGGAGGAGGAGCTCGAGGACGCTCTAAGGGATTCTTTTGAGCTTGCAAGACTTTCATCGAACGAGTCTCGGCGTTTAGAAGCGGATTGGCCCTCATTTAAGGGTAGTTACGAGGTTATGGGGAAAGAACCCGCTTATGAGGTCCCTGTGGAGAGGAAGCTTGCCATGTTGTTTGAGCAGCATAAGGCGGCCAGCTCCTTGAAAGAGGTCAGGAACACCAACATCTCCCTAGTAGACTCCTTCAGGGAGACTAGGATAGTGAACTCCTTAGGGACAGATGTGAGGCAGAGAATAGGCAGGGTCAGGATAGCGGCTTACGTATTCGCTCACGAGGCGGGGGTGACGGAAGCGGCTTTCGAGTCCAAGGGAGGTTTGGGTGGCATCGAGGTGGTGGAGGGAAGCGATGTCGCTGAGAGAGCGGCCAGGAGGGCTGTTGAAGCGCTATCCGCTGTGCCAGCCCCACCGGGTCCTCATAAGGCGATACTCGATCCCAAGCTGGCCGGCGTGTTCATACATGAGGCCTTCGGTCACGCCGCAGAGGGGGACTCCGTCGTCAACGGTGAGAGCATCCTGACGGACATGATGGGGAAGCCCGTGGGTCCCCCCTCGATAAGCGTGGTCGATGATCCGACGCTGGAGGGACTTTACGGCAGTTATAGGTATGATGATGAGGGGACCGAGGCCAGGAGAAAGTACATAGTTAGGAATGGAATTCTGATTGGCTACCTCACAAATCTCGAGGTGTCCAAGAGGCTGAACCTCGAACCCACCGGTAATGCCAGATCGATGGACTTCGGCAACCCTCCCGAGGTCAGGATGTCGAACACTTTCATAGATAGGGGTGATTGGAGCCTTGAGGAGATGATCTCCGAGATCAAAGAGGGTATCTATGCCTTCGGATCCCTCTACGGATACACGGATCCGGCGAAGGGACAGTTCATGTTCAAGGCCGAGGGTGGATGGCTCGTAGAGAGGGGAGAGATGACCAGAAGATTGAGGGAGGTCGCGATCACGGGCATGACCCTCGAGGTGCTCCACAACGTGGATGCGGTGGGCAAGGATCTATATCATGATCCCGGAAGCTGTGGTAAGAAGGGTCAGTGGGTTCCGGTCACCACGGGATCCCCTCACCTGATGATAAGGAGCCTGGTCTTCGGGGGGAGGTGA
- a CDS encoding YkgJ family cysteine cluster protein, protein MRCPNGCHACCLETEMILTESDVRRIESMGYRREDFSEFRDGFIRLRNINGRCYFLHDGRCVIYEARPLGCRAYPVVFNVITRNCELDDECPAVDTIDYGEILSKCEIVMRIVGELGI, encoded by the coding sequence ATGCGATGCCCGAACGGGTGCCATGCCTGCTGCCTCGAGACCGAGATGATACTGACGGAGAGCGACGTAAGAAGGATAGAATCTATGGGCTACAGGAGAGAGGATTTCAGTGAGTTCAGGGATGGTTTCATCAGGTTGAGGAATATAAATGGCAGATGTTACTTCCTGCATGATGGAAGGTGCGTGATATACGAGGCCCGCCCGCTGGGATGCAGGGCCTATCCCGTGGTGTTCAACGTCATCACTAGGAACTGCGAGCTGGACGATGAATGCCCGGCCGTGGATACGATCGATTATGGAGAGATCCTGAGCAAGTGCGAAATCGTCATGAGGATAGTAGGGGAACTTGGGATCTGA
- a CDS encoding glutamine-hydrolyzing GMP synthase translates to MILVVNFGGQYAHLIARKIRDLGVYSEIIPYTRASYEEIEARKPAGIILSGGPSSVYSPNSPSIDPRVLEMGLPVLGICYGFQLIAKLLGGEVRRGIGEFGPTRIRVLKEDELLEGWSGEFVWMSHSDFVSKLPEGFLITSISENGYVSSFKHESKPIYGVQFHPEVKHTQGGMKILENFIRIAGADRDWDAERMLLLIERYLMDEVSKCKKVLVAVSGGVDSTLSALLVSRVAKEKLVPVFVNHGLLRKGEPESVLSSLRKIGIDVIYVDASQEFLRALRGVKDCEEKRAIVGELFARIFMEVFEREGCDCLVQGTLYPDVIESGVEVGADRIKSHHNVAGLPSWFRGRVIEPLRHLYKDEVRRLARRLGVPEEIVSKHPFPGPGLSVRIIGEVTKEKLEIVREASSIVE, encoded by the coding sequence ATGATACTCGTAGTGAACTTCGGGGGGCAGTACGCACACCTCATCGCCAGGAAGATCAGGGATCTCGGGGTGTACTCCGAGATAATACCATACACCAGGGCCAGCTACGAGGAGATAGAGGCCAGGAAACCGGCTGGGATAATCCTCTCAGGAGGGCCCAGCAGTGTCTACTCGCCGAACTCCCCATCCATAGACCCAAGGGTCTTGGAAATGGGATTACCAGTGCTGGGGATATGCTACGGTTTTCAGCTAATAGCGAAGCTCCTCGGGGGAGAGGTCAGGAGAGGGATTGGGGAGTTCGGCCCCACGAGGATTCGCGTGCTCAAGGAGGACGAGCTCCTGGAAGGATGGAGCGGTGAGTTCGTGTGGATGAGTCACTCGGACTTCGTCTCCAAATTGCCTGAGGGCTTCCTTATCACATCCATCTCCGAGAACGGTTACGTGAGCTCCTTTAAGCATGAGAGCAAGCCCATCTACGGGGTTCAGTTTCATCCTGAAGTCAAGCACACCCAGGGAGGCATGAAGATCCTCGAGAACTTCATTAGGATAGCTGGAGCCGACAGGGACTGGGACGCGGAGAGGATGCTCCTCCTGATAGAGAGATACCTCATGGACGAGGTGTCCAAGTGCAAGAAGGTGCTGGTTGCCGTTAGCGGGGGAGTAGACTCCACGCTCTCCGCGCTGCTTGTCAGCAGAGTGGCCAAGGAGAAGCTAGTCCCCGTTTTCGTGAATCACGGCCTCCTCAGAAAAGGGGAACCGGAGAGCGTCCTCTCTTCCCTGAGGAAGATCGGTATAGATGTGATTTACGTGGATGCCTCCCAGGAATTCCTCAGAGCCCTGAGAGGGGTCAAGGATTGCGAGGAGAAGAGGGCAATAGTTGGTGAGCTGTTCGCCAGGATATTCATGGAGGTGTTCGAGAGGGAGGGATGCGACTGCCTGGTTCAGGGTACCCTCTATCCTGATGTGATCGAGAGCGGCGTCGAGGTGGGGGCCGATAGGATAAAGAGCCATCATAATGTGGCGGGTCTTCCCAGCTGGTTCAGGGGAAGGGTGATAGAGCCCCTCCGTCACCTGTACAAGGATGAGGTCAGGAGGCTGGCGAGGCGCCTCGGGGTGCCCGAGGAGATAGTGAGCAAGCACCCCTTCCCCGGCCCAGGGCTCTCAGTGAGGATAATAGGGGAGGTCACCAAGGAGAAGCTTGAGATAGTTAGAGAGGCATCCAGCATAGTTGAGG